One Lujinxingia sediminis DNA segment encodes these proteins:
- the pruA gene encoding L-glutamate gamma-semialdehyde dehydrogenase, with protein MARVREKDVLELGREVFKRMKGQSPSVFRKDYWSGKMMDWSMKDEAFKVEMFRFVDVFPTLTDHVQVAEHLQEYFCRPEQDFPASFQWGLSKVKPDSRIAKMAAGQIEKQIVGMAERFIAGQNATEAIPTLEAMWKEGLCFTLDLLGESTVSEAEANDYFERYVEIIETLSQQAQSWPANPTLEQAKFGRVPRVNVSVKISSLYSQLDPIDPLGSVDAVKERLRPLFRLAAERGVFINLDLEQYRYKDLTYAVFKSLLEEPEFVGFEYAGIVAQAYLRDCEDDLKALAKWAKRRGTPVTVRLVKGAYWDYETIHAEQEGWPCPVFKKKWETDQSYERCIEVLLDNHKVLRAAIASHNVRSIAYAMAYADASRLDKSQIEFQMLYGMAEPMKAAVTSMGYRLRDYVPIGMMIPGMAYLVRRLLENTSNESWLRMSFVEGESMERLLAAPASPDGKPAPGPQPEIESLNIKGFRNEPLRDFATARDRERMAQAVEKVRGQFGRRFDVIVANRVLPTTETLKSLNPANPQEVVGEVGSASLSDADAALVAASQAQKSWSKTPVEERTRCVLEVARRMRERRDELAAWMVWEVGKTWREADADVCEAIDFCDYYAREMMALDTPERLGKLPGELNELQYIPRGVTAVISPWNFPLAILTGMTMAAAVTGNAVIMKPAEQSSVIAAQLMGICQESGFPEGVIGFLPGHGEVVGQALVEDARVHTVAFTGSMEVGLKIVEQAAKMAPGQAHVKHVVCEMGGKNAVIVDADADLDEAVSAVVQSAFGFQGQKCSACSRVIVHQSCYDAFKERLVEAVKSVMLGPPSHPGTKIGPVVDAEAKAKIESYIELGRQEGHLLVQREVPGGGGYYVGPTVIEGIAPEHRLAREEIFGPVLAMMRAESFDEALEMANSTRFALTGGIFSRSPSHIAQARREFEVGNLYINRGITGALVYRNPFGGFKLSGAGTKAGGPDYLLHFMTPRVVVENTMRRGFAPEID; from the coding sequence ATGGCTCGAGTACGCGAGAAGGATGTTCTTGAACTGGGTCGCGAGGTCTTTAAGCGCATGAAGGGTCAGTCGCCTTCGGTGTTCCGCAAGGATTACTGGAGCGGCAAGATGATGGACTGGTCGATGAAGGATGAGGCCTTCAAGGTGGAGATGTTCCGCTTTGTCGACGTCTTTCCCACGCTCACCGACCACGTGCAGGTGGCCGAGCACCTTCAAGAGTATTTCTGTCGGCCGGAGCAGGATTTTCCGGCGAGTTTTCAGTGGGGGCTCTCGAAGGTCAAACCGGACAGTCGCATCGCGAAGATGGCCGCCGGGCAGATCGAAAAGCAGATCGTGGGCATGGCCGAGCGCTTTATCGCCGGACAGAATGCCACCGAGGCCATCCCCACCCTGGAGGCGATGTGGAAGGAGGGCCTGTGCTTTACGCTCGACCTTCTGGGGGAGTCGACGGTCAGTGAGGCCGAGGCCAACGATTATTTTGAGCGCTACGTGGAGATTATTGAGACGCTCAGTCAGCAGGCGCAGTCCTGGCCGGCCAATCCCACCCTGGAGCAGGCGAAGTTCGGGCGCGTGCCCCGGGTGAACGTCTCGGTAAAAATCTCATCGCTCTACAGCCAGCTCGATCCCATCGATCCGCTCGGCAGTGTGGATGCGGTCAAAGAGCGGTTGCGCCCGCTTTTCAGGCTGGCGGCGGAGCGCGGGGTCTTTATCAACCTGGATCTGGAGCAGTACCGCTACAAAGATCTGACCTACGCGGTGTTTAAGAGCCTTTTGGAAGAGCCGGAGTTTGTGGGTTTTGAGTACGCGGGAATCGTGGCCCAGGCGTATCTCCGCGATTGTGAGGACGACTTAAAGGCGCTGGCCAAGTGGGCCAAGCGCCGGGGCACCCCGGTGACGGTGCGTCTGGTGAAGGGGGCCTACTGGGACTACGAGACGATCCACGCCGAGCAGGAGGGCTGGCCCTGCCCGGTCTTCAAGAAGAAGTGGGAGACGGACCAGTCTTACGAGCGCTGCATCGAAGTGCTGCTGGACAACCACAAGGTGCTGCGCGCGGCGATCGCCTCGCATAACGTGCGCTCGATCGCCTATGCCATGGCCTACGCCGATGCGAGCCGTCTCGATAAGAGCCAGATCGAGTTTCAGATGCTCTACGGGATGGCCGAGCCGATGAAGGCCGCGGTGACCTCCATGGGCTACCGGCTGCGCGATTATGTGCCCATCGGCATGATGATCCCGGGGATGGCGTACCTTGTGCGGCGGCTTTTGGAGAATACCTCCAATGAGAGCTGGTTGCGGATGAGCTTTGTGGAGGGGGAGAGCATGGAGCGGCTGCTGGCAGCGCCGGCGTCGCCCGATGGCAAGCCCGCGCCGGGGCCCCAGCCCGAGATTGAGAGCCTGAACATCAAGGGGTTTCGAAACGAGCCTCTGCGCGACTTTGCCACCGCCCGCGATCGTGAGCGCATGGCGCAGGCCGTCGAGAAGGTGCGCGGGCAGTTTGGACGACGTTTTGATGTGATCGTGGCCAACCGGGTGCTGCCCACCACCGAGACCTTAAAGAGCCTCAACCCGGCTAACCCTCAGGAGGTCGTCGGGGAGGTGGGGAGCGCGAGTCTGAGCGATGCGGATGCGGCGCTGGTCGCGGCTAGCCAGGCGCAGAAAAGCTGGTCGAAGACGCCGGTGGAGGAGCGCACGCGCTGCGTGCTGGAGGTGGCGAGGCGGATGCGCGAGCGTCGTGATGAGCTTGCGGCCTGGATGGTCTGGGAGGTCGGAAAGACCTGGCGGGAGGCCGACGCCGATGTGTGTGAGGCCATCGATTTTTGCGACTATTACGCCCGCGAGATGATGGCGCTCGATACGCCCGAGCGCCTGGGCAAACTCCCTGGCGAGCTCAACGAACTGCAGTACATCCCGCGCGGGGTCACCGCGGTGATCTCGCCCTGGAACTTCCCGCTGGCGATCCTCACCGGGATGACGATGGCCGCAGCTGTCACCGGAAACGCCGTGATCATGAAGCCCGCCGAGCAGAGCTCGGTGATCGCCGCCCAGCTTATGGGCATCTGCCAGGAGTCGGGCTTCCCGGAGGGGGTGATTGGCTTTTTGCCGGGCCACGGGGAGGTCGTGGGCCAGGCGCTGGTGGAAGATGCGCGGGTGCATACCGTGGCGTTCACCGGCAGCATGGAGGTGGGCCTGAAGATCGTGGAGCAGGCCGCGAAGATGGCTCCCGGTCAGGCGCACGTCAAACATGTGGTCTGTGAGATGGGCGGCAAAAACGCCGTGATCGTCGATGCCGACGCCGACCTCGATGAGGCGGTCAGCGCGGTGGTGCAGTCGGCCTTCGGGTTCCAGGGCCAGAAATGCTCGGCGTGCAGCCGGGTGATCGTGCATCAGTCCTGCTACGACGCCTTTAAGGAGCGTCTGGTTGAGGCGGTCAAGAGCGTGATGCTGGGGCCGCCCTCGCATCCGGGCACCAAAATCGGGCCGGTGGTTGACGCCGAGGCCAAAGCGAAGATCGAAAGCTACATTGAGCTCGGTCGTCAGGAGGGGCACCTGCTCGTGCAGCGCGAGGTGCCCGGGGGCGGCGGTTATTATGTGGGCCCCACCGTGATTGAGGGGATTGCTCCCGAGCATCGCCTGGCCCGGGAGGAGATCTTCGGGCCGGTGCTCGCCATGATGCGCGCCGAGAGCTTTGATGAGGCGCTGGAGATGGCCAACAGCACCCGTTTTGCGCTGACCGGTGGGATCTTCAGCCGCAGCCCCTCGCATATCGCGCAGGCGCGTCGCGAGTTTGAGGTGGGCAACCTCTACATCAACCGCGGCATCACCGGCGCGCTGGTGTACCGCAACCCCTTCGGCGGCTTTAAGCTCTCAGGGGCCGGCACCAAGGCCGGCGGTCCGGACTATCTGCTGCACTTTATGACGCCACGGGTGGTGGTGGAGAACACGATGCGCCGCGGGTTTGCGCCCGAGATCGACTGA